Proteins encoded by one window of Dioscorea cayenensis subsp. rotundata cultivar TDr96_F1 chromosome 6, TDr96_F1_v2_PseudoChromosome.rev07_lg8_w22 25.fasta, whole genome shotgun sequence:
- the LOC120263014 gene encoding LOW QUALITY PROTEIN: GDSL esterase/lipase LIP-4-like (The sequence of the model RefSeq protein was modified relative to this genomic sequence to represent the inferred CDS: deleted 1 base in 1 codon), with the protein MNINVVLALLVLLLFSPSSSSSSSSSSSFTTNYGVKNGSGYCEEGGKVIFNFGDSNSDTGGLFAGLGIYIPLPEGRVFFRQSTGRLCDGRLIIDFLCESLNRSYLSAYMEALGSDFSNGANFAISGSSTLPRNTPFNLYIQIHQFIHFKSKSLQLIAQGSKGLVDEHGFQNALYTIDIGQNDLAGAFSSNKTYDEVIERIPLILSEIESAIKTLYDNGAKNFWVHNTGPLGCLPQKLALPRKDDSDIDQYGCLKTLNNAAREFNCRLSALCDNLSSNLNNVTIVYNDIFSIKYDLVANYTKYGFASPVMACCGLGGPPYNYDLNNQCGSSTAQACADGSKYISWDGVHYTEAANAIVAAKILSTDYSKPALKFDYFCNA; encoded by the exons atGAACATTAATGTTGTGCTTGCACTACTAGTGTTACTgctcttttccccttcttcttcttcttcttcttcttcttcttcttcttttactaCTAATTATGGTGTGAAAAATGGAAGTGGTTATTGTGAAGAAGGTGGTAAAGTGATATTTAACTTTGGAGACTCAAACTCTGATACTGGAGGACTGTTTGCTGGACTTGGAATTTATATTCCTTTGCCGGAAGGCCGGGTGTTTTTCCGGCAGTCCACCGGCCGGCTCTGTGATGGCCGCCTCATCATCGACTTCCTCT gtGAAAGCTTGAATAGGAGTTATTTAAGTGCATATATGGAGGC ATTGGGTTCAGACTTTAGTAATGGAGCAAACTTTGCCATCTCTGGTTCATCAACATTACCAAGAAACACTCCATTTAATCTTTACATTCAAATTCACCAGTTCATTCActtcaaatccaaatctttACAACTCATTGCTCAAG GTTCAAAAGGTTTGGTTGATGAGCATGGTTTTCAA AATGCACTCTATACTATAGACATCGGCCAAAACGATCTCGCCGGTGCCTTTTCTTCAAACAAAACTTACGACGAAGTTATTGAAAGAATACCACTCATCCTTTCCGAAATTGAATCTGCAATCAAG ACTCTGTATGACAACGGCGCGAAGAATTTTTGGGTGCACAATACTGGCCCTTTAGGCTGTTTGCCTCAGAAACTCGCATTGCCAAGAAAAGACGACAGTGATATCGATCAGTATGGTTGCCTTAAAACACTTAACAATGCGGCTCGAGAATTCAACTGTAGGTTGAGTGCTCTGTGTGATAATTTGAGTTCGAATTTGAACAATGTCACAATTGTCTACAATGATATATTTTCGATCAAGTATGACCTTGTTGCTAATTATACTAAATACG GATTTGCGAGTCCGGTGATGGCTTGTTGTGGCTTAGGCGGGCCTCCTTATAACTATGATCTGAACAATCAATGTGGCAGTTCGACTGCTCAGGCATGCGCCGATGGATCAAAGTATATAAGCTGGGATGGAGTTCACTACACCGAGGCAGCCAACGCCATAGTCGCAGCTAAGATTCTCTCTACCGATTACTCGAAACCCGCTCTTAAGTTTGACTACTTCTGCAATGCCTAA
- the LOC120263943 gene encoding probable boron transporter 2, producing MNMNLEETFVPFRGIKNDLEGRLRCYKQDWSGGFRAGIRILAPTTYIFFASAIPVISFGEQLERDTDGVLTAVQTLASTAICGIIHSLVGGQPLLILGVAEPTVLMYTFLFNFVKDRADLGPKLFLAWTGWVCVWTAFLLFLLAILGACSLINRFTRVAGELFGLLIAMLFMQQAIKGLVDEFRIPERENPKALQFIPSWRFSNGMFALVLSFGLLLTGLKSRKARSWRYGTGCLRGFIADYGVPLMILVWTGVSYMPGNSVPKGIPRRLFSPNPWSPGAYKNWTVIKEMLNVPFLYIIGAFIPATMIAVLYYFDHSVASQLAQQKEFNLRKPPSFHYDLLILGFLTLLCGLIGIPPANGVIPQSPMHTKSLATLKHQLLRNRLVATARKSMNQNSSLGQLYGNMQEAYQQIQTPLIYQQPAARGLNQLKDSTIQLASSMGSIDAPVDESVFDIEKEIDDLLPVEVKEQRLSNFLQALMVGGCVAAMPVLKMIPTSVLWGYFAFMAIESLPGNQFWERILLLFTAPSRRYKVLEEYHATFVETVPFKTITAFTVFQTAYLLFCFGMTWIPLAGVLFPLMIMLLVPVRQYVLPKLFKGAHLTDLDAAEYEESPALPFHLTTEIDMALSSRSFAGSGEILDEIVTRGRGEIRRMNSSKVTSSTATPIGLNSPRFSDKAYSPRVSELRREQSPRLSGKEGISPRPSKLGESSHASTSSK from the exons ATGAACATGAATTTGGAGGAAACATTTGTTCCTTTTCGTGGTATCAAAAATGATCTTGAAGGAAGATTGAGATGTTATAAGCAGGATTGGTCTGGTGGTTTCCGAGCAGGAATCAG GATTTTGGCTCCCACCACATACATTTTCTTCGCATCGGCAATTCCGGTGATTTCCTTTGGAGAACAATTGGAGAGAGATACAG ATGGAGTTCTTACTGCTGTTCAAACATTGGCATCCACTGCAATTTGTGGGATCATACATTCACTTGTTGGTGGTCAACCTTTACTGATTCTTGGAGTTGCCGAACCGACGGTGCTTATGTATACATTTCTGTTTAATTTTGTGAAAGATAGAGCTGATTTGGGTCCAAAGTTGTTCTTGGCATGGACTGGATG GGTGTGTGTTTGGACTGCATTTTTGCTGTTTTTACTGGCAATTCTTGGAGCATGTTCTCTTATCAATAGATTTACTCGTGTTGCTGGAGAGTTGTTTGGTCTTCTGATTGCAATGTTATTCATGCAGCAAGCTATAAAA GGACTAGTTGATGAATTTCGTATTCCCGAAAGAGAAAATCCAAAGGCATTACAGTTTATTCCATCTTGGAGGTTTTCTAATGGAATGTTTGCACTTGTTCTGTCATTTGGTCTTCTACTGACTGGACTAAAAAGCCGTAAAGCTCGATCGTGGCGATATGGAACTG GTTGTCTTCGTGGTTTTATTGCGGATTATGGAGTGCCATTGATGATTCTTGTATGGACTGGTGTTTCATACATGCCCGGCAATAGTGTGCCAAAGGGGATCCCTCGCCGTCTTTTCAGCCCGAATCCTTGGTCTCCGGGTGCATACAAAAACTGGACAGTAATCAag GAAATGTTAAATGTGCCATTTCTCTACATAATCGGAGCTTTTATTCCGGCGACAATGATAGCTGTCCTGTATTACTTTGATCACAGTGTTGCATCTCAGCTTGCTCAGCAGAAAGAGTTCAATTTGAGGAAGCCTCCTTCATTTCATTATGATCTACTTATTTTAGGATTCTTG ACATTGTTATGTGGTCTGATTGGAATTCCCCCGGCAAATGGTGTCATACCTCAATCTCCAATGCACACAAAAAGCTTGGCCACCTTAAAGCATCAG CTTCTCCGTAACCGTTTAGTGGCTACAGCGCGCAAAAGCATGAATCAGAATTCAAGTTTAGGACAACTATATGGTAATATGCAAGAAGCATATCAGCAAATACAGACTCCACTCATATACCAACAGCCAGCTGCTCGA GGATTGAATCAACTGAAAGATTCAACCATTCAATTGGCGTCAAGCATGGGGAGTATCGACGCACCTGTGGATGAATCAGTGTTTGATATTGAGAAGGAAATTGATGATCTTTTGCCTGTGGAGGTCAAGGAACAACGCTTAAGCAACTTCTTGCAAGCCTTGATGGTAGGAGGATGTGTTGCAGCAATGCCGGTCCTTAAGATGATTCCAACATCTGTTCTATGGGGCTACTTTGCGTTCATGGCTATCGAAAGCCTGCCTGGCAACCAATTCTGGGAAAGAATCCTACTGCTTTTCACCGCACCAAGTCGACGATACAA AGTGCTGGAGGAGTATCATGCAACATTTGTTGAGACAGTGCCTTTCAAGACAATCACTGCATTTACTGTTTTCCAGACTGCTTATTTACTGTTTTGCTTTGGAATGACATGGATTCCGCTGGCCGGAGTTCTTTTCCCTCTGATGATCATGCTGTTGGTTCCTGTTAGACAGTATGTTCTTCCCAAGCTTTTCAAAGGAGCACATCTCACAGATTTGGATGCGGCTGAATACGAAGAATCTCCGGCTCTGCCATTCCATCTGACCACT GAGATTGACATGGCATTGAGTAGTCGTTCATTTGCCGGCAGTGGTGAGATATTGGATGAAATTGTAACTAGAGGCAGAGGCGAGATCCGAAGAATGAATAGCTCTAAAGTAACTAGTTCAACAGCGACACCAATAGGTCTTAACAGTCCCCGGTTTTCTGATAAAGCATATAGTCCTCGTGTTAGTGAGCTGAGACGTGAACAAAGTCCTCGGCTCAGTGGAAAGGAAGGTATCAGTCCTAGGCCTTCAAAATTGGGAGAGAGTTCTCATGCTTCAACTTCTTCAAAGTAG
- the LOC120262966 gene encoding pyrrolidone-carboxylate peptidase 1-like has translation MGSEGSSKVTIHVTGFKKFHGVFDNPTETIVCNLREFMEKKGFPKGLVLGSCNVLEVAGEGAVAALYQVLESAVTDLDVESLETEQVIWLHLGVNSGATKFAIENQAINEATFRSPDELGWKPQRVPIVPEDGCLSRTRETSLPVDEIVKALVNMGYEVIHSNNAGRFVCNYVYYHSLLFAERHKIKSIFVHVPLFYTINEEQQMQFVASLLEVLASLH, from the exons ATGGGTTCAGAAGGGTCTTCAAAGGTGACAATCCATGTAACTGGATTTAAGAAATTCCATGGAGTGTTTGACAACCCAACAGAAACAATTGTGTGTAATCTTAGAGAGTTTATGGAGAAGAAAGGTTTCCCAAAAGGTCTTGTGCTTGGGAGTTGCAATGTTCTTGAGGTTGCTGGAGAGGGAGCAGTTGCAGCTCTCTATCAAGTTCTAGAGTCTGCTGTTACTGACCTTGATGTTGAATCTTTGGAAACAGAGCAAGTTATATGG CTTCACCTTGGAGTAAATAGTGGCGCAACAAAGTTTGCTATTGAGAATCAAGCAATCAATGAAGCTACATTTCGTAGTCCAGATGAACTAGGATGGAAGCCACAG AGAGTCCCAATTGTTCCTGAAGATGGATGTTTATCACGAACTCGAGAG ACTTCTCTTCCTGTAGATGAAATTGTTAAGGCCTTGGTGAACATGGGCTATGAAGTAATACATTCAAACAACGCCGGTCGGTTTGTTTGCAACTACGTCTACTATCATTCTCTCTTGTTCGCAGAGAGGCACAAAATCAAGTCAATCTTTGTACATGTTCCTCTTTTTTATacaatcaatgaagaacaacagaTGCAGTTTGTTGCTTCACTCTTGGAAGTGTTGGCTTCATTGCATTAG
- the LOC120263009 gene encoding polygalacturonase At1g48100-like → MKRIQRFHLILFLCIAMTVPSNARSHFHKQRNHHHKNNDHHISQPPVSAPVSPPPDTDPEPDPDPCVFNVRSFGAVGDGSTDDTDAFRSAWKAACSTESGVLLVPSDGLFSITSSIFSGPCKPGFVFQVDGVLMPPDGPDCWPDSDSKHQWLVFYRVDGMTLRGEGTIEGNGEKWWNLPCKPHRGPNGTTLPGPCDSPALIRFFMSSNLTVRELRIENSPQFHVKFDGCEDVHIEGLSINSPALSPNTDGIHIENTKKVAIYNSMISNGDDCISIGPGCADVDIENVTCGPSHGISIGSLGVHNSQACVSNITVRNAVIKNSDNGVRIKTWQGGMGSVSGITFDGIIMENVRNCIIIDQYYCLTKACMNQTSAVFVSDISYSNIKGTYDVRNPPIHFACSDSVPCTNITMSEVELLPFEGELVDDPFCWNAYGALQTLTIPPISCLQQGEPQSLGENQRYGC, encoded by the exons GCAAGATCTCATTTTCACAAACAGAGGAACCATCATCACAAGAACAATGACCATCATATTTCTCAGCCCCCTGTTTCAGCCCCTGTTTCTCCTCCACCAGATACTGATCCTGAACCTGATCCTGATCCTTGTGTTTTCAATGTGAGATCCTTTGGTGCAGTTGGTGATGGCTCTACAGATGATACTGATGCATTTCGGTCAGCTTGGAAGGCTGCTTGCTCGACAGAATCCGGTGTTCTCCTCGTCCCATCAGACGGTCTGTTCTCGATCACTTCCAGCATTTTCTCTGGCCCCTGCAAGCCTGGTTTTGTGTTTCAG gtTGATGGTGTGTTGATGCCACCTGATGGTCCTGATTGCTGGCCAGATTCTGATAGTAAGCATCAATGGCTTGTGTTTTATAGAGTTGATGGCATGACACTcagaggagaaggtaccattGAAGGCAATGGAGAGAAGTGGTGGAATCTCCCCTGCAAGCCACACAGA GGGCCTAATGGAACCACATTGCCCGGTCCTTGTGATAGTCCAGCG CTTATCAGATTCTTCATGAGTAGTAACTTGACTGTAAGGGAATTGCGCATTGAGAACAGCCCACAATTCCATGTTAAATTCGACGGTTGTGAAGACGTGCACATCGAAGGCTTGTCGATAAACTCTCCGGCACTGAGTCCTAACACAGATGGAATACACATTGAGAACACAAAGAAGGTTGCCATCTACAATTCAATGATAAGCAATG GTGATGATTGCATTTCCATCGGTCCCGGATGTGCGGATGTGGACATTGAGAATGTGACCTGTGGACCCAGCCACGGCATCAG CATTGGAAGCTTGGGTGTGCACAATTCACAAGCATGTGTATCGAATATTACTGTCAGGAATGCGGTGATTAAAAATTCGGACAATGGAGTCAGGATCAAGACATGGCAAGGAGGCATGGGCTCAGTATCAGGCATCACCTTTGACGGCATAATAATGGAGAACGTGAGGAACTGCATCATTATAGACCAGTATTACTGCCTGACCAAAGCATGCATGAACCAGACATCAGCAGTGTTTGTATCCGACATATCATACTCAAACATAAAGGGTACGTACGACGTCAGAAACCCTCCGATACACTTCGCCTGCAGTGATTCGGTGCCTTGCACAAACATAACCATGTCTGAAGTGGAACTGCTTCCTTTTGAAGGGGAGCTGGTGGATGATCCTTTCTGTTGGAATGCTTATGGAGCTCTTCAGACACTCACAATTCCTCCGATATCTTGTTTGCAACAAGGCGAGCCTCAATCACTTGGCGAGAATCAAAGATATGGATGCTAA
- the LOC120262977 gene encoding solute carrier family 25 member 44-like — protein sequence MAAETEVSTADLALSETNINWERLDKTRFHAIGAILFTVQLGLLHPIAVVKTRMQVAEGEMARMHGFSVFKNILRNNGLAGIFRGFGTSSIGALPGRVLALTSLEVSKEKMLKSIEDLDMPDATRIAVANGTAGLFSNLVSSAYFVPLEVICQRLMVQGLPGITTYNGPFDVAHKVLKTEGLRGLYRGFGLTVVTQSPASALWWGAYGSAQHIIWRSLGFGDEIERKPSHLELVTVQATAGTIAGACSSIITTPLDTIKTRLQVMDDYGTGRPSVWKTTKVLLQEDGWRGFYRGFGPRFLNMSLWGTSMIVTYELIKRLSLKREQ from the exons ATGGCAGCGGAAACGGAGGTCTCTACTGCCGATTTGGCCCTTTCGGAGACCAATATCAACTGGGAAAG GTTGGACAAGACAAGGTTTCATGCCATTGGAGCAATATTATTTACAGTACAATTAGGCCTATTGCATCCAATAGCTGTAGTAAAGACCAGGATGCAAGTGGCTGAAGGTGAAATGGCTCGCATGCATGGATTCtcagtatttaaaaatatattgaggAATAATGGACTCGCTGGCATTTTCAGAGGTTTTGGTACCTCTTCTATTGGTGCCTTACCTGGTAGGGTATTAGCCTTGACATCTCTTGAAGTTTCAAAGGAGAAGATGCTGAAATCTATTGAAGATTTGGATATGCCAGACGCAACACGTATTGCTGTCGCTAACGGCACGGCTGGGTTATTCTCAAATTTAGTTTCTTCTGCATACTTTGTACCCTTAGAAGTG ATTTGCCAGAGACTGATGGTTCAAGGTCTACCTGGAATTACTACATATAATGGTCCTTTTGACGTTGCTCATAAAGTACTTAAGACTGAGGGTCTGCGTGGTTTGTACAGAGGTTTCGGGCTAACAGTAGTGACCCAGTCACCTGCATCAGCACTTTGGTGGGGTGCCTATGGATCTGCACAGCATATTATTTGGAG GAGTTTGGGCTTTGGAGATGAAATAGAGAGGAAGCCATCTCACCTAGAACTAGTTACAGTTCAAGCAACGGCAGGAACAATTGCGGGCGCATGCTCTTCTATCATAACTACCCCATTAGATACCATTAAAACACGACTTCAG GTCATGGATGATTATGGCACTGGAAGGCCATCAGTCTGGAAGACGACAAAGGTACTTCTTCAAGAAGACGGTTGGAGAGGCTTCTATAGAGGTTTCGGTCCCCGCTTTCTCAACATGTCACTCTGGGGCACTTCGATGATTGTAACATATGAACTGATAA AGCGCTTATCGTTGAAACGTGAGCAATAA
- the LOC120263971 gene encoding ADP-ribosylation factor-like, with protein MGLSFTKLFSRLFAKKEMRILMVGLDAAGKTTILYKLKLGEIVTTIPTIGFNVETVEYKNISFTVWDVGGQDKIRPLWRHYFQNTQGLIFVVDSNDRDRVVEARDELHRMLNEDELRDAVLLVFANKQDLPNAMNAAEITDKLGLHSLRQRHWYIQSTCATSGEGLYEGLDWLSNNIANKA; from the exons ATGGGGCTGTCTTTTACTAAGCTTTTCAGCCGGCTCTTTGCCAAGAAGGAGATGCGTATTCTCATGGTTGGTCTTGACGCTGCGGGTAAGACCACTATTTTGTATAAGTTGAAGCTGGGAGAGATTGTGACTACCATCCCTACCATTG GTTTTAACGTGGAGACTGTGGAATATAAGAATATCAGCTTCACTGTGTGGGATGTCGGGGGTCAAGACAAG ATCCGGCCTCTCTGGAGACATTACTTCCAGAACACCCAAGGCCTAATCTTTGTGGTCGACAGCAATGACCGTGATCGTGTTGTTGAAGCAAGGGATGAACTTCACAGGATGCTGAATGAG GATGAGTTGAGAGATGCCGTGCTTCTTGTGTTTGCAAACAAACAAGATCTTCCTAATGCCATGAATGCTGCTGAGATTACAGACAAGCTCGGCCTGCACTCTCTTCGCCAGCGCCACTG GTACATTCAGAGCACTTGTGCCACTTCTGGAGAAGGATTGTATGAGGGCTTGGATTGGCTTTCAAACAACATTGCAAACAAG GCATAA
- the LOC120262908 gene encoding DEAD-box ATP-dependent RNA helicase 40-like: MSTVDASLSALGPRFAPEDPTLPKPWKGLIDGTTGLLYYWNPETNVTQYERPAGEAPPLPLGPPPASNTPKLAPLPVARSLSANGVIMQQPGQQALQQPGQQMQQAQPSQQLLLQQPGQQLSLQHAQKMPYQQIQVQNQQMQPASQQQTQQYQNMQLQQMPYAQASYLQGQLIPRPQGGQQGLQISQQQGQDPLVTQLPHQHGQQSQISQIMLQQEQQSHSQHTTHQQGQQLHLQGQQQPDQQGQCPPAQQFTHQHSQQIGFIRKEETGSHEVNPGGYPSPLHHVGVISSNHHPPGVPQVKIPHLGVHTFQPQQQLSGLPSVNVQSGATSGNLQPDGMDKMQHQQQIGGPAIVNQMGHGSGNIRPPIGMKMSYEEDRQGKVGGDFYPGRNDGPMMLQHQPKLAALPLPQKQQDTIMGANNSSFTAHGHPGGLNMLPTRAMPDMYNHPPFPNASPMRPSPRMLGQQDFSSISSVEAYRQHHEVSAMGDNVPDPFMTFEAAGLPPEILKEMHFAGFKSPTPIQAQSWPIAMQNRDIVAIAKTGSGKTLGYLIPAFIHLRRCRNNPQDGPTVLVLAPTRELATQIQDEAIKFGRSLRVSCTCLYGGLPKGPQLREIERGADIIVATPGRLNDFLEMKKISFHQVSLLVLDEADRMLDMGFEPQIRKIVDQIPPRRQTLMYTATWPKEVRKIAADLLVNPVQVNIGRVNELVANKSITQYVEVVPLMERQRRLEQILRSQERGSKTIIFCSTKRLCDQLAHSIGRTFGAAAIHGDKSQDERDRVLGHFRSGRAPILVATDVAARGLDIKDIRVVINYDFPTGIEDYVHRIGRTGRAGAMGIAYTFFSDQDWKYAADLVKVLEGANQFVPPAIREMAERAAPVNPRGRGESRWESGGGSRWDSGAGRGMRDGGGRFDSGAGRGMRDGGGRWDSGAGRGMRDSAGTGGGFNSRGGGSSSSFGGRGGTRNEFGGRGGRGRGFGGPGGPGGRGRQGRGLPDRHTGSDGRSFYDSRRVIGDRNRDRKYSPSPERVRTWGHDRSRSSSRSSRSRSYSRSRSRSRSWSGSRSRSRSRSRSRSRSRSNGRYDRPRRRPSMFDVPLMPPSGHEAPAPSGFDAPQPAPVYEPPPAVVSGFDADQMSPMSPGQDRASFPSNEITDNLSIPESAKTSLPEAGADLLEHHPLGNL; encoded by the exons ATGTCTACAGTGGATGCGTCCTTGTCGGCACTGGGACCAAGATTTGCTCCAGAGGATCCAACTCTCCCAAAGCCCTGGAAGGGGCTCATTGATGGTACCACTGGACTCTTATACTATTGGAATCCTGAAACTAATGTGACTCAGTATGAAAGACCAGCTGGTGAGGCACCTCCATTGCCACTTGGCCCCCCTCCTGCTTCTAACACTCCAAAGTTGGCACCTTTACCTGTGGCTCGTTCCCTGTCGGCAAATGGAGTCATAATGCAGCAACCAGGGCAGCAAGCACTTCAGCAACCTGGACAACAGATGCAGCAGGCCCAACCCAGTCAGCAGCTGTTACTTCAGCAGCCAGGTCAACAGCTGTCTCTTCAGCATGCACAGAAAATGCCGTATCAGCAGATCCAagtacaaaatcaacaaatgcAGCCGGCCTCTCAGCAGCAGACCCAGCAGTACCAAAACATGCAACTGCAGCAGATGCCATATGCTCAAGCTTCTTACCTGCAGGGGCAGTTGATCCCCCGTCCACAAGGGGGACAACAAGGTTTGCAAATCTCTCAACAACAGGGCCAAGATCCTCTGGTTACACAACTTCCACATCAGCATGGTCAGCAGTCTCAGATTTCACAAATAATGCTCCAGCAGGAGCAACAGTCACATAGCCAGCACACAACACATCAACAAGGGCAACAACTGCATTTGCAAGGACAGCAACAACCAGACCAGCAGGGACAGTGCCCTCCAGCACAGCAATTTACCCatcaacattctcaacaaaTTGGATTTATCAGGAAGGAAGAAACAGGGAGTCATGAGGTGAACCCAGGTGGATATCCTTCACCCTTACATCATGTTGGTGTTATTTCATCCAACCACCACCCACCTGGTGTTCCTCAGGTTAAGATTCCACATTTAGGTGTCCATACATTTCAGCCACAGCAGCAGCTCAGTGGGCTGCCCTCTGTCAATGTTCAGTCCGGTGCTACATCTGGTAATTTGCAGCCGGATGGAATGGACAAAATGCAGCATCAACAACAAATTGGTGGTCCTGCTATTGTAAATCAGATGGGGCATGGAAGTGGAAATATTCGTCCTCCAATTGGAATGAAAATGAGCTATGAAGAAGACAGGCAAGGTAAAGTAGGAGGTGATTTTTACCCTGGCAGAAATGATGGGCCAATGATGCTCCAGCATCAGCCAAAGCTTGCTGCTCTTCCTCTTCCACAGAAGCAACAG GATACAATAATGGGTGCCAATAATTCTTCATTTACTGCGCACGGGCATCCCGGTGGATTAAACATGTTGCCAACCCGTGCAATGCCTGACATGTATAATCATCCTCCCTTTCCTAATGCATCTCCCATGAGGCCATCTCCTAGAATGCTTGGGCAGCAAGATTTTTCAAGCATCTCTTCAGTTGAGGCATATCGTCAGCACCATGAAGTTTCTGCAATG GGTGACAATGTTCCTGATCCGTTTATGACATTTGAGGCTGCTGGTTTACCTCCAGAGATTCTCAAAGAG aTGCATTTTGCCGGGTTCAAGTCCCCTACACCAATACAGGCGCAGTCATGGCCCATAGCAATGCAAAATAGAGATATAGTGGCCATTGCCAAAACAGGTTCAGGGAAGACACTGGGATATCTTATTCCTGCATTTATCCATCTTAGACGTTGTCGGAACAATCCTCAAGATGGCCCAACAGTTTTGGTTTTGGCTCCAACAAGGGAACTGGCTACACAAATACAAGATGAAGCAATTAAGTTTGGTCGCTCGTTGCGGGTTTCTTGCACA TGTCTTTATGGAGGATTGCCAAAGGGCCCTCAGCTCAGAGAAATTGAACGAGGTGCTGATATCATCGTTGCAACTCCTGGTCGACTCAATGACTtcctggagatgaagaagatcaGCTTCCATCAAGTTTCTCTCCTTGTACTAGATGAAGCCGATCGCATGCTTGACATGGGTTTTGAACCTCAGATCCGCAAGATTGTAGATCAAATTCCTCCGCGAAGGCAAACACTCATGTACACTGCAACTTGGCCCAAGGAGGTCAGAAAAATAGCTGCGGATCTGCTGGTGAATCCTGTCCAGGTCAACATTGGCCGTGTCAATGAGCTTGTTGCAAACAAATCTATTACACAG TATGTGGAAGTTGTGCCCCTTATGGAGAGGCAAAGACGACTGGAGCAGATTCTTAGATCCCAAGAACGTGGATCAAAGACTATCATTTTCTGTTCAACAAAGAGGCTTTGTGATCAGCTGGCTCACAGCATAGGGCGCACCTTTGGTGCTGCTGCAATTCATGGTGATAAGTCTCAAGATGAACGGGATCGAGTTTTAGGTCATTTCCGCAGTGGCAGGGCTCCAATTTTAGTAGCAACAGATGTTGCTGCCCGGGGTCTTGACATTAAAGATATCAG GGTGGTGATCAACTATGATTTCCCCACAGGCATAGAGGATTACGTCCATCGGATTGGACGAACTGGGAGAGCCGGAGCTATGGGTATAGCCTATACATTCTTTTCCGACCAGGACTGGAAGTACGCAGCTGATCTTGTAAAAGTTCTTGAGGGTGCAAACCAGTTTGTGCCACCAGCGATCCGGGAGATGGCAGAACGTGCTGCGCCTGTTAATCCTAGGGGCCGTGGGGAGAGCCGCTGGGAATCTGGTGGTGGAAGCAGGTGGGACTCTGGAGCTGGTCGTGGCATGAGGGACGGAGGTGGAAGGTTTGACTCTGGAGCTGGACGTGGCATGAGGGATGGAGGAGGCAGATGGGATTCAGGAGCTGGACGTGGCATGAGGGACAGTGCCGGCACAGGTGGTGGCTTTAACAGTCGTGGTGGTGGTAGTAGTAGCAGCTTTGGTGGTCGTGGTGGAACCCGAAATGAGTTTGGTGGGCGTGGAGGCAGAGGTCGCGGGTTTGGAGGCCCAGGTGGGCCTGGAGGTCGCGGTCGACAGGGTCGTGGTCTTCCTGATCGGCATACCGGGTCTGATGGGCGAAGTTTTTATGACAGCCGCAGAGTGATAGGTGATAGGAACCGGGACAGGAAGTACAGCCCAAGTCCCGAGAGGGTTCGGACATGGGGTCATGACCGAAGCAGGAGTTCCAGCAGGAGCAGCAGAAGTAGAAGCTATAGCCGGAGTCGCAGCAGGAGCCGGAGCTGGTCAGGCAGCAGGAGCAGGAGCAGGAGTCGCAGCAGGAGCCGAAGTCGAAGCAGAAGCAATGGCAGGTACGACAGGCCACGAAGAAGGCCATCTATGTTTGATGTCCCTCTGATGCCTCCTTCTGGACATGAAGCTCCAGCGCCGTCCGGCTTTGATGCCCCTCAGCCTGCACCTGTATATGAGCCCCCTCCTGCAGTTGTGTCTGGGTTCGACGCAGACCAAATGTCACCAATGTCCCCTGGCCAAGACAGAGCCTCCTTCCCCAGCAATGAGATCACCGATAATTTGTCAATTCCTGAGAGTGCGAAGACGAGTCTTCCTGAGGCTGGTGCTGACCTTCTTGAACATCATCCTTTGGGCAATCTGTAA